The window CATAGCTGTAGCTTCCCTTTTACATCTACAGACAAGGTCTTCAAATCGGTTTCAATCTCCACCTGACGTGTAGTCGCCTCATACTGGCATTTAAGGTCTATACCTATGCTTGTTGTCTGAGCGAACTCATCATAGATTCGTCCAGCCCAAGTATCTTTCGAAAGTACACCTCCACGACGATTGATAATGGCTTTTGGCACATTTGGAACCGCCCAATACTTATAATAGGTATCTCCCACATCAGTGCGCAAGCCCACAAATCCAGCCGTACTCTTGATAGCAAGCGGTCCTGCATGAAAGGCAACAGCAATCAGTTTGTCTGCACCATAAAGCTTTTGTTGCTGTGCTATCGCTTCTGAAGCAGCCGGACAAAAGATGCAACGCTGTCCTGTAAAATCTTCTATCAGTACATTGCGCTGAACAGTCGCAGCTGGAATCTCTATCAGTCTTTCATCAGAACCAACCGAATCACAACCTGTCAAAAGCGCAACCGCAGCTAAAAGAGATATATAAAAACTTTTCATTTCTATCAGAAGTTATAATTATAAGAGAGCGTCAAACCCTTTGTTGCAGGGATATAACGACATACACCACCCGAACAGTTAAAGCCTGCACGGGTACGACCATAGCCTAATTGCAGTCGATGAGCCCCACCACTATAGGTTACATAACCTTGGTAGTAATGCACCCGAGTATTACCAACATTATAGAGGTCGCTCAATGTGAACATCCAATGCGGTGCAAGCGACAGTTCACCCAGCCCAAACAACCAGTCTTTATCACCATCTTTCGATGCAAGATACTGTGCCTCTACACGCAACGTTGTGTTAGGCGAAAGCTTCTGTTTGACATCTGCTACAAAGATGTGCGAATTAAGCATTCCTCCATGTCCTTCGAGTAGCATCTGATTGTAACGTTGATACATATACATCAGATTGAGTTTCGTATCTTTAGCGAGTCGCTTTTCCAACTGTACATCAATATCTTGATAATAGGTTGCGTCTCCCCATGCCCAGAACGGACTGCCATAACCATCTGTTCCGATGTCACCTGCACCATTCTTACGCACGGAATGAACATGTGAGAAGTTCACCTTTGCTGTCGTTCCATACTTACCACCTAACAAAGAACCTTTTTGAAAGGTATAGGCTGCTGCTGCCTGATATGCCCACTCACCATCAGGGCGTGTCGCGTAAGGATAGAGAGCAGCCAATGTATAGGTATGTTCCATCGTGAATGGGGGTAGATGATTAACAAAAGAAGAGATTCCCTCCATTCCTCTACGGCTGCGAAAGCCCATATTCGTACTACGCTTTGCCTGCAGAAGCAGACTCATTCCACGCTTTGAATAGGAACCCGAAAGCATTGCAACGTAACCATTACGATAGATGTAACCATTATCATGGGAAGGATCTTGCGTCTTCATTGCCATCTCTGCCAATATATTGAACGAGCGATGTTGCACACGTAGACGCATATCAAAAGCATTAACATTAAGCGGAAGGCGCAAACGATGGGTTGGATCAACCATAACCACCTCGTCTCGCTCATGTTTATTAAGATAGGAAGCACCTAACATAAGATAGGTGTTATGCTGTTGGAGGGACTTAAACAACTCATCAATATTCCATTCAACATCAGCACCAGTCATCCAACTTTTGTTATAACTCCAATATCTACGCTGCCGCCCCGTTAGCACCTTCACCGCAACACCAGCCCAAGGACGATAGTTCAGTCGCGCACCTTGCAGAGAATTATCAATTCCCAAGCTACGTTCTTCATACGAACGGAGAATAAAACCAGAGCCAAACTGCTCATAGAAGCTACCCAAGGTAAGTTCCGCATTCTTGTAACGACCTTTCAGATAAGTGTATGGAACACCCCAACCCTTAAAGTCACTCTCGTATCCTGGAAGCGGATGCTTCAAATACTCCAGTCTTGCTCCAGCCTCAACATAACGGCTTGAAAGCTTCAAGTCGAGATAAGTGTTCGTCAAGAAACGACCATCTGTAGCCTCAGCACCTGTCGTACTGTCCTTTTGAGCCAACAGCATATCACTCTGAATACTTCCAGAAAGGCGTAATTTATCGGACTCCTGTGCATACAAAGATACACCACTCATACCTATGAGCAGTCCTATCATCATCCATCTTTTCATAGAATTACTTGCCAGCTACCTCTTTCACCTTCTTATATAACTCTGCTTCAGCGCCATCCGTATAGCCGTTGTGCTTATAAACAATCTTGCCCTGTCCGTCAAGCAATACGGTATAAGGTACAGACTGGATTCCTAACGAACGACGGAACTCGCCATTAGCATCGAGCAACACGTCGTAACGCCAGCCATTCTGGTCGACCATAGGCTTTACCTTATTGACATTCTGAGCCTGATCGATAGACACAGCAACAAGTCGAACACCCGTCTCTTGCTGCCAATCGTCGTAAACTTCATCAATACTTGTGAGTTCACGATTGCAAGGCTTACACCAAGTAGCAAAGAAAGCGATAATAAGGGGCTTACCATTATTAGAAACAGTGTCGGTTTGTACGGTTTTCCCTTCTATGTCCTTGAGAATCACTTTGGATAGACGTTCTTGTGCAGACGCTGCAAAGCTTACCAACAACAAACAAAGGGATAAAAATAATTTATTCATTGTTTTTAATTATATTGCAGCTACAAAAATACTAAAAAAAAGCGATAAAACAAAGAAGAAACTACCAAAAACAGACAAGACTACATACCTTAATCTATTTTAGATGCCTTTGCTATGCACATTATCTCTACTGAACCCATTTCCTTTGAAAGGAATACTATCTTATCTTCAAATAAGTTTTATCTACTTTTTGACATCTGATGTGCTCCCCAAATTAAGTAAATAGAACCTCTTTCTATAATTGAAGCCCTTATATTCAGCCCTTCGCACCATTGGTGTTAGTACTCCGCACCACATGTGCGAAGCCTTAGCACCATACGTGCGGAGCATCAATATAACAATCAAAAACGGTAAGAAGGATTATTTTATAACGTTATTATAGTTCTTAAACATCAATGACTTACTCACACAAGATTACATCTTCTGTACAAGGCACATATAAAATTCTTCCCATCAGTAGCTTATCAGCTGCTTAAGACCAGCTATATAAACAAAAAAGATTACTTGCCGGCAACCTTAAAGTTGCTAACAAGTAATCTTAGATGTATACGTAGTACCTTCAATGAATAGGCTACGTTATGTCATTTCTTCTGTAAAAGCCGTTACGCTTACTTACTGTTTGTTTCTTCTTAGACCCTTTCAGCCACATATAACCCATCAGTAAGATGAAAGCAGCCAAGATACAAAGTAGCTGTACGGCATATTCTTGTGGGTGAACCCAAAACTCTTTAAAGAAATTAATACGTCCGAGAATCTCTACTGGAGTCCAGAAAACAATCACCGTTGCGATTGCCATACGGATGTTTGCACCCCATGAAGCAATATAAAGCTGCTTTTTCAACATATAAAGTGCGCCGAAGAAACAGCCAATACCTACCAAGAAGGTTACTGGGTGATGGTCGCCAAGGAAGTTCTTATCGTAACAGAACATCAGTAAGAGATAAGAAGCCCAAAGAATCATGTTCACCTCCATAAAGGTAACAATAGATGTATGGCGTGTCATTGGTTGGAAAGCTATCTCATTCTTACGCTTTCCGAAAAGCCGTTTCTGAATCCATGTGATAAAGTTACAACCATTGCGCGTACTGAAGATATACATTGTCATCATCATCATCCAGAAACCGAAAGAAGCTGGAAGTATCAGATATTCTGGCTTGGTCACAATCTCTCCGTTTTCTATCTCCGGTTGTACGCCAAAACGATGAGCGTAATATTGGAAGAGGAACTCCACCCAACCAGTCCAG is drawn from Prevotella melaninogenica and contains these coding sequences:
- a CDS encoding Omp28 family outer membrane lipoprotein → MKSFYISLLAAVALLTGCDSVGSDERLIEIPAATVQRNVLIEDFTGQRCIFCPAASEAIAQQQKLYGADKLIAVAFHAGPLAIKSTAGFVGLRTDVGDTYYKYWAVPNVPKAIINRRGGVLSKDTWAGRIYDEFAQTTSIGIDLKCQYEATTRQVEIETDLKTLSVDVKGKLQLWLVEDSIVAPQMFPNNKVDKEYVHNHVFRAAINGEWGTELTLSTKSVHKEKTTYTLPDGVVPKNAWIVGFFYNDSGVLQAVRQKVSLS
- a CDS encoding DUF6029 family protein — protein: MKRWMMIGLLIGMSGVSLYAQESDKLRLSGSIQSDMLLAQKDSTTGAEATDGRFLTNTYLDLKLSSRYVEAGARLEYLKHPLPGYESDFKGWGVPYTYLKGRYKNAELTLGSFYEQFGSGFILRSYEERSLGIDNSLQGARLNYRPWAGVAVKVLTGRQRRYWSYNKSWMTGADVEWNIDELFKSLQQHNTYLMLGASYLNKHERDEVVMVDPTHRLRLPLNVNAFDMRLRVQHRSFNILAEMAMKTQDPSHDNGYIYRNGYVAMLSGSYSKRGMSLLLQAKRSTNMGFRSRRGMEGISSFVNHLPPFTMEHTYTLAALYPYATRPDGEWAYQAAAAYTFQKGSLLGGKYGTTAKVNFSHVHSVRKNGAGDIGTDGYGSPFWAWGDATYYQDIDVQLEKRLAKDTKLNLMYMYQRYNQMLLEGHGGMLNSHIFVADVKQKLSPNTTLRVEAQYLASKDGDKDWLFGLGELSLAPHWMFTLSDLYNVGNTRVHYYQGYVTYSGGAHRLQLGYGRTRAGFNCSGGVCRYIPATKGLTLSYNYNF
- a CDS encoding TlpA family protein disulfide reductase, with product MNKLFLSLCLLLVSFAASAQERLSKVILKDIEGKTVQTDTVSNNGKPLIIAFFATWCKPCNRELTSIDEVYDDWQQETGVRLVAVSIDQAQNVNKVKPMVDQNGWRYDVLLDANGEFRRSLGIQSVPYTVLLDGQGKIVYKHNGYTDGAEAELYKKVKEVAGK